The following proteins are co-located in the Vicinamibacterales bacterium genome:
- a CDS encoding FAD-linked oxidase C-terminal domain-containing protein: protein MALADSTVSALTADLRALLGDRMSVAAAVRDHHSHGESWHAPGLPDAVVFPETTDEVRAVVVACARHGAPIVPFGIGSSLEAHVNALRGGVSIDLTRMARVLRLSPEDMDVTVEAGLTHRKLNEHLKNTGLMFMVDPGADATIGGMTATRASGTAAVRYGTMRETVLGLTVVLPDGRIVRTGGRARKSSSGYDLTRLFVGSEGTLGVITEVTLRLYGRPEAVSTAVCGFQSMEGAATTVIQTIQLGVPVARIEIIDEAQLAIVNRYSKTSFPEVPTLFFEFHGPSPAVVEEHARLVKEVSDDHGGSSFRWTTSPEERARLWEARHNVLYATIASRPGCKAWTSDVCVPIAHLAECILETQADLKASNLVAPLVGHAGDGNFHLIFMLDPDDPAELERVAAANHRLVERALRFGGTCSGEHGVGMGKLKYLEQEHGADALELMRVLKRAVDPGNLMNPGKLVPGL, encoded by the coding sequence ATGGCGCTGGCCGACTCCACCGTCTCCGCTCTCACCGCCGACCTGCGCGCGCTCCTCGGCGATCGGATGTCCGTGGCCGCGGCCGTCCGCGACCACCACAGCCACGGCGAATCGTGGCACGCACCGGGCCTGCCGGACGCCGTCGTCTTCCCGGAGACCACCGACGAGGTGCGGGCCGTCGTCGTGGCGTGCGCGCGCCACGGAGCGCCGATCGTCCCCTTCGGCATCGGGAGCTCGCTCGAGGCTCACGTGAACGCCTTGCGCGGCGGCGTCTCGATCGACCTGACGCGGATGGCCCGGGTGCTCCGGCTGAGCCCCGAGGACATGGACGTGACGGTCGAGGCGGGGCTCACGCACCGCAAGCTCAACGAGCACCTGAAGAACACCGGGCTGATGTTCATGGTGGACCCCGGCGCCGACGCGACCATCGGCGGCATGACCGCCACGCGCGCGTCCGGGACGGCCGCCGTGCGTTACGGCACGATGCGCGAGACCGTGCTCGGGCTCACGGTGGTGCTGCCCGACGGGCGCATCGTCCGCACTGGCGGGCGCGCGCGCAAGTCGTCCTCCGGGTACGACCTCACCCGCCTGTTCGTGGGGTCGGAGGGGACGCTCGGCGTCATCACCGAGGTGACGCTGCGCCTCTACGGGCGGCCCGAGGCCGTCTCGACGGCCGTCTGCGGGTTCCAGTCGATGGAGGGCGCGGCCACCACCGTCATCCAGACGATCCAGCTCGGCGTGCCGGTGGCCCGCATCGAGATCATCGACGAAGCCCAGCTGGCCATCGTCAACCGCTACTCGAAGACGTCCTTCCCCGAAGTCCCGACGCTGTTCTTCGAGTTCCACGGGCCGAGCCCGGCCGTGGTGGAGGAGCACGCCCGCCTCGTGAAGGAAGTCTCCGACGATCACGGCGGGTCCTCGTTCCGCTGGACCACCTCACCCGAGGAGCGCGCGCGGCTGTGGGAAGCTCGCCACAACGTGCTCTACGCGACCATCGCCTCGCGTCCCGGCTGCAAGGCGTGGACGAGCGACGTCTGCGTGCCCATCGCGCACCTGGCCGAGTGCATCCTGGAGACGCAGGCCGACCTGAAGGCCTCGAACCTGGTCGCTCCGCTGGTGGGCCATGCCGGCGACGGCAACTTCCACCTGATCTTCATGCTCGACCCGGACGACCCGGCCGAACTCGAACGCGTGGCCGCGGCCAACCACCGCCTGGTGGAACGGGCGCTCCGTTTCGGCGGCACGTGCTCGGGCGAGCACGGCGTGGGCATGGGGAAGCTGAAGTACCTCGAGCAGGAGCACGGCGCCGACGCACTGGAGCTGATGCGCGTGCTGAAGCGGGCCGTCGATCCGGGCAACCTCATGAATCCCGGCAAGCTCGTCCCGGGCCTCTGA
- a CDS encoding DUF4159 domain-containing protein codes for MAAAPPRRPWIRVAAGVAVAALMLGATDTLARQRRMGVSNRFPIPTEDSFDGGFHFCRVAFQTGRFRRGGSWVVDYPRADVNLSIRLSELTKTRVTFDGNHEPRHFVLQLTDPTLFRCPFIMMTEPGGLVFDDTEVARLREYLLKGGFLWADDFWGEIAWENFEHEMRRVLPAEAFPLRDLDRDHPLFNAQFPVQEVIQIPSINFWAGTGGGTSEWGPESAVPHARGFLDKDGRVLVLATHNTDYGDAFEREGDDPDYFQTFSIDGYAFGINVLVYAMTH; via the coding sequence GTGGCTGCTGCGCCTCCCCGCCGGCCGTGGATCCGCGTGGCGGCCGGCGTGGCCGTCGCCGCGCTGATGCTGGGCGCCACCGACACGCTGGCGCGCCAGCGGCGCATGGGCGTGTCGAACCGCTTCCCGATTCCCACCGAGGACAGCTTCGACGGCGGCTTCCACTTCTGCCGCGTCGCGTTCCAGACCGGGCGGTTCAGGCGCGGCGGATCGTGGGTCGTGGACTACCCGCGCGCCGACGTCAACCTGTCGATCCGGCTGTCCGAGCTGACCAAGACCCGGGTGACCTTCGACGGGAACCACGAACCCCGCCACTTCGTGCTGCAGCTCACGGACCCCACGCTGTTCCGCTGCCCGTTCATCATGATGACCGAGCCCGGCGGACTCGTCTTCGACGACACGGAGGTGGCACGCCTGCGGGAGTACCTGCTGAAGGGCGGCTTCCTCTGGGCCGACGACTTCTGGGGCGAGATCGCCTGGGAGAACTTCGAGCACGAGATGCGGCGCGTGCTGCCCGCGGAGGCGTTCCCGCTGCGCGACCTCGACCGCGACCATCCGCTCTTCAACGCCCAGTTCCCGGTGCAGGAGGTGATCCAGATCCCGTCGATCAACTTCTGGGCCGGTACGGGCGGCGGCACCTCGGAATGGGGCCCGGAGAGCGCCGTCCCGCACGCGCGGGGGTTCCTCGACAAGGATGGTCGGGTCCTGGTGCTGGCCACGCACAACACGGACTACGGCGACGCCTTCGAGCGCGAGGGCGACGATCCCGACTACTTCCAGACTTTCTCGATCGACGGCTACGCCTTCGGCATCAACGTCCTGGTGTACGCGATGACCCACTGA
- a CDS encoding alpha/beta hydrolase-fold protein: MTAGRPARRALSAVALAATVLGVAGPTTAEPQVGRIVSAALGAVREYAVHLPAGYGQAPRRRYPVIYVLDGPPLDARTAEAAAANAVRGVSPDVIVVGIPNMRRGERARDFLPPVVHLTRRDGSAFTGGADRFLRFLRDELIPRVERDYRTAGPRMIAGHSLGAIFVCYSLTEAPSLFAARFAHSPALWRGESRLVQSLSAWLDGRTGGGGYLYLTVGANEGDSLQSGYRALRAVLQAHPSTPGLRWDARITPGAVHETNVALATPAALAAYFAAAPPP, encoded by the coding sequence ATGACGGCCGGACGACCCGCACGCCGCGCCCTGTCGGCCGTGGCTCTGGCGGCGACGGTCCTGGGCGTGGCGGGCCCGACCACCGCGGAGCCGCAGGTCGGCCGGATCGTGTCCGCCGCCCTGGGCGCCGTCCGGGAGTACGCGGTCCACCTGCCCGCGGGCTACGGGCAGGCCCCGCGGCGGCGCTACCCCGTCATCTACGTGCTCGACGGCCCACCGCTGGACGCCCGGACCGCCGAGGCCGCGGCCGCCAACGCCGTCCGCGGCGTCTCGCCGGATGTGATCGTCGTCGGCATCCCGAACATGCGGCGGGGCGAGCGGGCGCGCGACTTCCTCCCGCCGGTCGTGCACCTCACGCGCCGCGACGGCTCGGCGTTCACGGGTGGGGCGGACCGGTTCCTGCGGTTCCTGCGGGACGAGCTCATCCCCCGGGTCGAGCGCGACTACCGGACCGCGGGACCGCGCATGATTGCCGGGCACTCGCTGGGCGCGATCTTCGTGTGCTATTCGCTCACCGAGGCGCCGTCCCTGTTCGCCGCGCGGTTCGCCCACAGCCCGGCGCTCTGGCGAGGGGAGTCGCGACTCGTCCAGTCGCTCTCGGCCTGGCTCGACGGCCGGACCGGCGGGGGCGGCTACCTCTATCTGACCGTCGGCGCGAACGAGGGCGACTCGCTCCAGTCCGGCTACCGGGCGCTGCGGGCGGTCCTGCAGGCGCATCCCTCGACGCCGGGTCTGCGGTGGGACGCGCGCATCACGCCGGGCGCCGTCCACGAGACCAACGTGGCATTGGCCACCCCGGCCGCGCTCGCCGCCTACTTCGCGGCCGCCCCGCCGCCCTGA
- a CDS encoding fibronectin type III domain-containing protein, protein MRKAEATPPHSPGKRRLRRAAAVALLAAVAAVAPRLRADVGDQPLWRLATGITTALADTDTIYVGGTFTSLYTPSTTQEQFYDLVTGQLKPECAKSTDPQRALSGYTDGAGGILVPTQFGDAFEDDAGAFVPDADTTLVRIMDTCRWDRQFQAGPIDPFDAFNLSIGVPARAGNRVLGSNAVLDPTTLKLRAQVASFDAGTGQRVNFQFYTGTSEIGILGASAARVIVRVKGQNSNDPYMLGAIDPVTLQLTTSSTVLLDETAVPRAWVRGNVLYRFRPAPSNRLEAYDLTTLAPVSGWAAPFVPGLIDVEVAGGRVFVTARVINGQTAPSPAALVAASGAIDASWNPPALTRKIPDPSGTPYQPVLTALSTDGVRLYFSGDFERVGGVDRDGVAALAVAGGTLSSWDSAPWLVEPLEITTTALLATRPVGSNRVTRRYLAAVDRATGLATAWDPNDPATVLQHQPSPVAALAADAANVYFASATTGEILRADRTSAVVDTTWRLVVRKSSGDPGVIRTMSVSGGYLYLGGEFDAISGTNFAPAARQSLAAVGLDGALGPWAPTLQGSTTGTLLRTMLVDGGIVYLGGDFSAVNNQFRLGFAGVDAISGTLALPEMFVQGDTSIYGMATDGVQLFVAGASFGAPLVGTVSLPDATLTQFSTGFGLPPTSAALVAGRFYAGAEYDIDTGQPTARPTQWGTVTGDSQGLVHILDDGTIDYYEALPGNPPGAPVLTASSSGNTVSIAWTPSATGGAASSYTLYAGSAPGARDLAALTIRGTSFTANAPTGLYYLTVVGRNAFGPGPPSNEVAVQAGCVTAPPPPGALTFQKAGATVRFAWGASATAVSYAIEAGQTPGTAGYGVAPLGNVTSLTATAPLGLYYVRLRAANACGVSGPSNEVAVLLDGSTPLPSAPTAFTAVTSGRDVAFSWQPPAVGGLPSGYRIEAGLAPGAVMVSVPTVVPGLFVPNAPPGSYYVRVRAVNAAGDGPVSNEVHLVVP, encoded by the coding sequence GTGAGGAAGGCTGAGGCCACCCCGCCGCATTCGCCTGGCAAGCGGCGACTGAGACGGGCCGCCGCGGTCGCCCTCCTGGCGGCGGTGGCCGCCGTCGCGCCGCGCCTGCGCGCTGACGTCGGCGATCAGCCCCTGTGGCGCCTGGCCACCGGCATCACGACCGCGTTGGCCGACACCGACACCATCTACGTGGGGGGCACGTTCACCAGCCTCTACACGCCCTCGACGACCCAGGAGCAGTTCTACGATCTCGTCACCGGCCAGCTCAAGCCGGAGTGCGCGAAGTCCACCGACCCGCAGCGCGCGCTGTCCGGGTACACCGACGGCGCCGGCGGCATCCTGGTGCCGACCCAGTTCGGCGACGCCTTCGAGGACGACGCGGGCGCGTTCGTGCCGGACGCCGACACCACGCTCGTGCGGATCATGGACACGTGCCGCTGGGACCGGCAGTTCCAGGCGGGACCGATCGATCCCTTCGACGCCTTCAACCTGTCGATCGGCGTCCCCGCGCGCGCGGGCAACCGGGTCCTCGGCTCGAACGCCGTGCTCGACCCCACCACGCTGAAGCTGCGCGCGCAGGTGGCCTCGTTCGACGCGGGCACAGGGCAGCGCGTGAACTTCCAGTTCTACACGGGCACGTCCGAGATCGGCATTCTCGGGGCCTCGGCCGCGCGTGTCATCGTCCGCGTCAAGGGCCAGAACTCCAACGACCCGTACATGCTCGGCGCCATCGACCCGGTGACGCTGCAGCTGACCACGTCGTCCACGGTGCTGCTCGACGAGACGGCCGTGCCGCGCGCCTGGGTGCGCGGCAACGTCCTCTACCGGTTCCGGCCCGCGCCCTCGAACCGCCTCGAGGCGTACGACCTCACCACGCTCGCCCCGGTCTCGGGGTGGGCGGCGCCGTTCGTGCCCGGCCTGATCGACGTCGAAGTCGCCGGTGGGCGCGTGTTCGTCACCGCGCGCGTGATCAACGGCCAGACGGCGCCGTCGCCGGCGGCCCTCGTCGCCGCCAGCGGCGCCATCGACGCCTCGTGGAATCCGCCCGCGCTGACGCGCAAGATCCCCGACCCGTCCGGCACGCCCTACCAGCCCGTGCTCACGGCGCTGTCGACCGACGGTGTCCGTCTGTACTTCAGCGGCGACTTCGAGCGCGTCGGCGGCGTGGACCGCGACGGCGTGGCCGCCCTGGCGGTGGCCGGCGGCACGCTGTCCTCGTGGGACTCGGCGCCGTGGCTCGTCGAGCCCCTCGAAATCACGACGACGGCCCTGCTGGCCACGCGGCCGGTCGGGAGCAACCGCGTCACGCGCCGGTACCTCGCGGCCGTGGATCGGGCGACCGGGCTCGCCACCGCGTGGGACCCGAACGACCCGGCCACCGTGCTCCAGCACCAGCCATCGCCGGTCGCGGCGCTGGCCGCCGACGCCGCGAACGTGTACTTCGCCAGCGCGACGACGGGCGAGATCCTGCGCGCGGACCGCACGAGCGCCGTCGTCGACACGACGTGGCGGCTCGTGGTCCGCAAGAGCTCCGGCGATCCCGGCGTGATCCGGACGATGTCGGTGTCGGGCGGCTACCTCTACCTGGGCGGGGAGTTCGACGCCATCTCGGGCACGAACTTCGCCCCCGCGGCCCGCCAGTCGCTGGCCGCCGTGGGGCTCGACGGCGCGCTCGGGCCGTGGGCGCCGACGCTGCAGGGATCGACGACGGGCACGCTCCTCAGGACGATGCTCGTGGACGGCGGCATCGTGTACCTCGGCGGCGACTTCAGCGCCGTGAACAACCAGTTCCGCCTGGGCTTCGCCGGCGTCGACGCGATCTCGGGGACGCTCGCGCTGCCCGAGATGTTCGTCCAGGGCGACACCAGCATCTACGGCATGGCGACCGACGGCGTCCAGCTGTTCGTGGCTGGCGCGAGCTTCGGCGCGCCGCTCGTGGGGACCGTGAGCCTGCCGGACGCGACGTTGACGCAGTTCTCGACGGGGTTCGGCCTTCCGCCGACGAGCGCCGCGCTCGTGGCGGGCCGCTTCTACGCCGGCGCCGAGTACGACATCGACACGGGCCAGCCCACCGCCCGCCCAACCCAGTGGGGCACGGTCACGGGCGATTCGCAGGGCCTCGTGCACATCCTGGACGACGGCACCATCGACTACTACGAGGCGCTGCCCGGCAATCCGCCCGGGGCGCCCGTGCTCACGGCCTCGTCCAGCGGCAACACCGTGTCGATCGCGTGGACGCCGTCGGCCACCGGCGGGGCGGCCAGCAGCTACACGCTCTACGCGGGCTCGGCGCCCGGGGCGCGCGACCTCGCCGCGCTCACGATCCGCGGCACGAGCTTCACGGCAAACGCGCCGACCGGCCTCTATTACCTCACCGTCGTCGGGCGCAACGCCTTCGGTCCCGGTCCGCCGTCCAACGAAGTGGCCGTCCAGGCCGGCTGCGTGACGGCGCCGCCGCCTCCCGGTGCGCTCACGTTCCAGAAGGCCGGCGCCACCGTGCGCTTCGCCTGGGGCGCGTCGGCGACCGCCGTGTCGTACGCCATCGAGGCCGGACAGACGCCGGGGACGGCCGGATACGGAGTGGCGCCGCTCGGGAACGTGACGTCGCTCACGGCCACGGCGCCGCTGGGTCTCTACTATGTCCGGCTCCGCGCCGCCAATGCCTGCGGCGTCAGCGGACCCTCGAACGAGGTCGCGGTGCTGCTCGACGGCTCCACGCCGCTGCCCTCCGCCCCGACGGCCTTCACCGCCGTGACGTCCGGCCGCGACGTCGCCTTCTCGTGGCAGCCGCCCGCCGTCGGCGGCCTGCCGTCGGGCTACCGCATCGAGGCCGGCCTGGCGCCGGGCGCCGTGATGGTGTCGGTGCCCACCGTCGTGCCGGGCCTGTTCGTGCCCAACGCGCCGCCCGGCTCGTACTACGTGCGGGTCCGCGCGGTGAATGCCGCCGGCGACGGTCCAGTCAGCAACGAAGTGCACCTCGTCGTCCCCTGA
- a CDS encoding ECF-type sigma factor, translating into MGTALAGPVTEWLSRWSDGQGDALDHILPYVYEQLRQVARRQVRAEAPDVISATTVVHETYLRLRQQRRIQACDRAAFLGAAACVMRRVIVDHARRRKRVKRGAGAAVDSIHDVEVAAWLSDVEAEEVLALDDVLGRLRDLDARVASVVEHRVFAGLTLDETATALGVSAKTVQRDWTTARAWLRKELGRDIAA; encoded by the coding sequence ATGGGCACCGCACTCGCCGGGCCCGTCACCGAGTGGCTCTCGCGATGGAGCGACGGCCAGGGTGACGCGCTGGACCACATCCTGCCGTACGTCTACGAGCAGCTCAGGCAGGTCGCCCGCCGCCAGGTGCGCGCCGAGGCCCCTGACGTGATCTCGGCCACGACGGTGGTCCACGAGACCTACCTGCGGCTTCGCCAGCAGCGGCGGATCCAGGCGTGCGATCGGGCGGCCTTCCTCGGCGCCGCGGCGTGCGTGATGCGGCGCGTCATCGTGGACCACGCGCGCCGCCGGAAGCGGGTGAAGCGCGGCGCGGGCGCGGCAGTGGACTCCATCCACGACGTCGAGGTGGCTGCCTGGCTGAGCGACGTCGAGGCCGAGGAGGTGCTGGCGCTCGACGACGTCCTGGGCCGGCTGCGCGATCTCGACGCCCGCGTGGCGTCCGTCGTGGAACACCGGGTCTTCGCCGGCCTCACCCTGGACGAGACCGCCACGGCGTTGGGCGTCTCGGCCAAGACCGTCCAGCGCGACTGGACGACGGCCCGCGCCTGGCTCCGCAAGGAGCTCGGGCGCGACATCGCCGCCTGA
- a CDS encoding prolyl-tRNA synthetase associated domain-containing protein — translation MTDVERYLTGLGIAFERHDHPAVATVAEAETHWRDIDALHARNLFLRNQKGTRHFLVVLAMARRGDLKAIGDHFGERKLGFASPERLLARLGLTPGSVSPFGLINDLERTVEVAIDVAIRDAARVAFHPNVNTATLVLAGADFQRFLVSVGHQVDWI, via the coding sequence ATGACAGACGTCGAGCGGTACCTGACGGGTCTTGGAATCGCGTTCGAGCGCCACGACCACCCGGCCGTCGCCACGGTGGCGGAAGCGGAGACGCACTGGCGGGACATCGACGCGCTCCACGCCAGGAACCTCTTCCTGCGCAACCAGAAGGGCACCCGTCACTTTCTCGTCGTGCTCGCCATGGCACGCCGTGGTGACCTCAAGGCGATCGGCGATCACTTCGGTGAGCGGAAGCTCGGGTTCGCGTCACCGGAGCGTCTGCTCGCCAGGCTCGGGCTCACCCCGGGATCGGTCTCGCCCTTCGGGCTCATCAACGACCTCGAACGCACGGTCGAGGTGGCCATCGACGTCGCCATCCGGGATGCCGCGCGCGTGGCGTTCCACCCGAACGTCAACACCGCCACCCTGGTCCTGGCCGGCGCCGACTTCCAGCGCTTCCTGGTGTCCGTGGGCCACCAGGTCGACTGGATCTGA
- a CDS encoding DNA topoisomerase IV subunit A: MALHEAAQSRYLNYALSVITSRALPDVRDGLKPVQRRILFTMWQQNLTADAKHRKCAKVVGDVMGNYHPHGDSALYETLVRMAQPFSLRYPLIDGSGNFGSLDGDAAAAMRYTECRLARVADEVLQEIEQETVAFRPNYDGTRTEPVVLPSRIPNLLVNGATGIAVGMATNIPPHNLGEVCQALIKLLDNPDLSVAQLCRWVKGPDFPTGGQILNSPDEMKEIYRTGSGSVRLRATWEAGPVGRGEKTVFVTSVPYTVDKSALVEKIGEIVLSRKLPQLLDVKDLSTDDVRIALELKRDADEKMVMAYLFKHTPLQTNFAVNMTCLVPTENAEAGRPERLDLKQMLWHFLHFRLDVVTGRLEHELAQLQKRIHILEGFEKVFDALDEILRIIRKSDGKADAAAKIMARFSLDADQTDAILELKLYRLARLEILVIQNELKEKRGRARQITALLGDDAARWTLVRDELEDVRKTYGDARRTTIEEADETEYAPDAFIVDEDNVVIVSRDGWVKRQKDVRDLAATRLREGDSVLAAMAGSTRATVVFFTNFGVAYTARIADVPASTGYGEPVQRLFKFKDNERVVAAFSLDSRAIGDIGRPNAGSEDEQATFGEADVPVPPVHALAVSSDGYSLRFSLANVAEPSTRAGRRYARPAEGAEIVGVATVAGAETVIAVTREARAMLCPASEVNFLAGPGKGVILLKVAPGDRVLGFVASTGDRDLLTVETSRGAEQTVSTAKYETTGRGGKGRELMQRGQFTRILVPPAVVQGWSEEG, translated from the coding sequence GTGGCCCTGCACGAGGCCGCGCAGAGCCGCTACCTCAACTACGCGCTGTCGGTCATCACCTCGCGCGCCCTGCCCGACGTCCGCGACGGACTCAAGCCCGTCCAGCGCCGCATCCTCTTCACGATGTGGCAACAGAACCTCACCGCCGACGCCAAGCACCGGAAGTGCGCGAAGGTCGTCGGAGACGTGATGGGCAACTACCACCCACACGGGGACTCGGCTCTCTACGAGACCCTGGTCCGGATGGCGCAGCCGTTCTCGCTGCGCTACCCCCTGATCGACGGCTCCGGCAACTTCGGGTCCCTCGACGGCGACGCGGCCGCGGCCATGCGCTACACCGAGTGCCGGCTCGCCCGGGTCGCCGACGAGGTGCTGCAGGAGATCGAACAGGAGACCGTCGCCTTCCGGCCGAACTACGACGGCACCCGGACCGAGCCGGTCGTGCTGCCGTCCCGGATCCCCAACCTGCTCGTCAACGGCGCCACCGGCATCGCGGTGGGCATGGCCACGAACATCCCGCCGCACAACCTCGGGGAGGTCTGCCAGGCGCTCATCAAGCTGCTGGACAACCCGGACCTGTCGGTGGCGCAGCTGTGCCGATGGGTGAAGGGGCCAGACTTCCCGACCGGCGGCCAGATCCTGAACTCGCCCGACGAGATGAAGGAGATCTACCGGACGGGCAGCGGGAGCGTCCGCCTGCGCGCCACGTGGGAGGCCGGGCCCGTGGGACGGGGCGAGAAGACCGTCTTCGTCACGAGCGTCCCGTACACGGTCGACAAGTCCGCGCTCGTCGAGAAGATCGGCGAGATCGTCCTGTCGCGGAAGCTCCCGCAGCTGCTCGACGTGAAGGACCTGTCGACCGACGACGTGCGGATCGCACTCGAGCTGAAGCGCGACGCCGACGAGAAGATGGTGATGGCGTACCTGTTCAAGCACACGCCGCTCCAGACCAACTTCGCCGTCAACATGACCTGCCTCGTGCCCACCGAGAACGCGGAGGCGGGGCGTCCCGAGCGTCTGGACCTCAAGCAGATGCTCTGGCACTTCCTCCACTTCCGCCTGGACGTGGTCACGGGCCGGCTCGAGCACGAGCTCGCGCAGCTCCAGAAGCGCATCCACATCCTCGAGGGCTTCGAGAAGGTCTTCGACGCGCTCGACGAGATCCTCAGGATCATCCGCAAGTCCGACGGGAAGGCGGACGCCGCGGCCAAGATCATGGCGCGCTTTTCCCTGGACGCCGACCAGACCGACGCGATCCTCGAGCTGAAGCTGTATCGCCTGGCCCGCCTCGAGATCCTGGTGATCCAGAACGAGCTGAAGGAGAAGCGTGGACGCGCGCGCCAGATCACGGCGCTGCTCGGCGACGACGCCGCGCGCTGGACGCTCGTGCGGGACGAGCTGGAGGACGTCCGGAAGACCTATGGGGATGCCCGCCGCACGACGATCGAGGAAGCCGACGAGACCGAATACGCGCCCGACGCCTTCATCGTCGACGAGGACAACGTCGTCATCGTGTCGCGCGACGGCTGGGTGAAGCGGCAGAAGGACGTCAGGGACCTGGCGGCGACCCGGCTGCGCGAGGGCGACTCGGTGCTCGCGGCCATGGCCGGCAGCACCAGGGCCACCGTCGTCTTCTTCACCAACTTCGGCGTGGCCTACACCGCCCGCATCGCCGACGTGCCGGCCTCCACCGGCTACGGCGAGCCCGTGCAGCGGCTGTTCAAGTTCAAGGACAACGAGCGCGTGGTGGCGGCGTTCAGCCTGGATTCCAGGGCCATCGGCGACATCGGCCGGCCCAATGCCGGGAGCGAGGACGAGCAGGCCACCTTCGGCGAGGCCGACGTCCCCGTGCCGCCCGTGCACGCCCTGGCGGTGTCCAGCGATGGCTACAGCCTGCGCTTCTCGCTCGCCAACGTCGCCGAGCCGAGCACCCGCGCCGGCCGGCGCTATGCGCGCCCGGCCGAGGGCGCCGAGATCGTGGGCGTCGCGACGGTGGCCGGCGCCGAAACCGTGATCGCGGTGACGCGAGAGGCCCGGGCCATGTTGTGTCCGGCCAGTGAGGTGAACTTCCTGGCGGGACCAGGCAAGGGCGTGATCCTGCTCAAGGTGGCGCCCGGCGACCGGGTCCTGGGCTTCGTCGCATCCACGGGGGATCGCGACCTGCTCACCGTGGAGACCTCGCGCGGCGCCGAGCAGACGGTCAGCACCGCGAAGTACGAGACGACGGGCCGGGGCGGCAAGGGCCGGGAGCTCATGCAGCGCGGCCAGTTCACGCGGATCCTCGTGCCACCCGCCGTGGTACAAGGGTGGAGTGAGGAAGGCTGA